The DNA region aatttaataaagtCATCATCAAAGTTATTGGTATATGAATactttataattttatatgaatattttctatcaaaaaaattactGTGTGTTTCActtaaatttttattacataaGAAAGGAgaagttttttttttctttctttttttcttctttttcttttttttcattttccATTGTTGTAGAatatccttttttatattgtctccaaaataattatacaaAGAGATATTAggatgataataatttttgaataaaatatgaaaactattatataataataggAACAAATATGttcttaatatataatatatatatttcgtgtaatatatatataagtaaacaaaatataaaataatattgtatataGTTTGAAGGAGAACGTAATCTATATTTAACATAACATTcaaatatgttttttttttaattttatatatcttaaatatattaactaaaatatttataaggCTTACATGCCTATCACAATATGTTATCATTAAATCGGAAActtcattttcttcttcatcattattataacattCATCAGTATTATCATTATTCTCAATTTCCAAATATTTATACTGTTTAAGatattcttctttttcagttaattttaatattttcttcttctttttatCCCATCTCTTTTTAATAGAAAAACTACTTAATTGTTTACATAATACACAATCACCAGGAGTATAATAAACGCTATTTTCATATATCAAAATTCTTTTCTTCTTATGGTTAtcattttttctattatatctatataatttgttaacaatatttttatttgagTTCATTTTGTCTattataaaacaatatattttgtgtAAATActtcttttaaatttatttcgtctttctttttcttaaaacactatatatttttattcttctctttatttaaatacttttttatattgaaTTAAACATATCTTAAATTCAGTACAATTCTCTTTCTCCctctattttttttttttttttttgtttgtttcttttgactagtttatataatttttccttttttaattaaaaatataaaagttatataactatattgttcttttttttatttttttttttttattctttaattttatttactttatatatttttttatttaatttcCCTTTTTTGCATATTTGTCATTTgaaaaatgttatatataaatatatatgtatatatatttatatatatatataattatatatatatatattttttatcagatcattattatcacaaGTACGTTTTTAAGGTTTCAAGGgattttcatatatatataatcatatgtaatataatatatatttttattaccaaaatgtatatgtataaattttaaaatatataaatttataacaagtacaaaatatatatatatatatatatatatatatatatatatatatataatatattctcGTGTATCCGTTAGTTCTCATTCATATATtagatataaaatttataacttttcttttttcccttctttatataatgtcagattaaattatacatttgtattatattatatatatatatatatatatatatatacaaaacATACTATGAATccaaatatatatatatatatatatataaaaggtgaaataaaaagaaaaaattaacaataaaaaaaaaaaaaaaaaattaaaaaagcaatggaaaaaatatccataaatataaataaaatgaaaatatatacaaatatataatatttatatataaatggaaaaatatatgaaaaaaaaaaaaaaaaggaaacgtattcaaattatataatattattattacaataatatatgtattgtataaaatttttttttcagatttaatatattaatgtttacgctacataattttttttgttttttttgttttttttttgtttctttgtttttttgttttttttttttggggTACATgttttgtattatatatataatataatatatatatatatataattatataatatatattatatatatatgtaatacatataatattatttaaatatataatgtaaattcaagttaaatattaaaataaacatatacatatattaaaaaaaaaaaaaaaaaattataataaatcaataatttttatatttttaatttgtatAAGTTTTAAGCATTATTCTTTATgtctataaatatatttatttattaaaataaaattataaaaaaaaaaaaaaaaaactcgttttaaaaattctacaccagttttttttttcttcgTGTTTTTTCGTTTTTCTAAAAAGTAActcttttttaattttatatattctttttaaaaaaaaatattaataaaatttaaatattttttacatattattatatttaaaagaaaattaacttttaatataaatgttgatatataaatttaaaaataaaattttttttattatcagAATTATAAGTATagtttaatatataaatatatacataaataaatatattatatatatatatatatatatatatatatatatatatacgcaatgttattaaatatgatatttgttatatatatacatatattatatgaagaataatttataaaattattatatatattataataatatatttacatatttatagagaataataataatttaagaatattcaatataacgagatattaaaaagtatattaataatataagatatttccaaaaaaaaaaaaattctatatattatacttaaaatatatattatatatattatataataatttttaatatccatcaaaattaaaaaatgataatgttctttttataaaaaataatattttgtaagCCCAATACATAATGAcattaattattattattaatagttttaataatattatttttttaatttttttacaattatattttaatttgCATGTTcataacaataaaataaaataaaatatatattaattatatatttgtacttttttttctttttcttgGTAATAGTCTTATAcattatacatatatatttatttatatattcttctttttttaatgtaaaatataataacattttaGAGTAACActgttattataatatcatGAATTAGGAAAATAATGTAcaacttttttttttttttttttttttgtttttttcatgttaaaaataagttgaatgtttttttttatttctataaatgataacaaaaagaagaaaaaatcaaataaataaaataataaaaatctAAATAAATAGGttctatattatatataaaaaaataaataaaaaaaaaaaatatattatatatatatatttataattttattctGTGAACAATTCtgtttttgttttttatatagtattttaaaaatattaaaatataccttgtaatttaatataaaaattacatattttttctttttaatcaaaaataaaataaaaattaatgagatacaaatatgaaaaagcgcacacattttatttaatttatctgttcttattatttatttattttttttatattttaatgaaaaaagtttaatataaataaatatatatttcttcaatatgttattcacatatattattacaataaTAGGAAGcaaaagaaaatttttaatatctactcatttttttttttttttttttttttatacatttatctaaaataaatgtttaatatattaaatatattgtaattctaataaaatattattctacaactttttataacacataaatatattccttCACTATATAACATTATATTCACATACATATACACATTTCTTTATGTTAGAGGTGcttgtaatatatataatatatataatatatatatatttatgtgaatatatgttcataagttctataatatatacatttatcttattttttatagaacatatatgtatatatatatatatatatttatcttattttttatagaacatatatatatatatatatatatatatatttttaattgaaaataatttattttacatctttttattatatttacttATATACACACATAAATGTGAATTATTGGATAATTTTAGCTAGttacataaaataaatgaaaaaaaaaaaaataaataaatcatataaGGCCTTAATAATTTACACTAATAAGGagttttaaaaatattatataaaaaaaaatacatatatatatacatagtgtataaattatttaaaataatttcaaaaaaataaaaataaaataaaataaaattaacTATTTGTGTATAGTAAATATTTAAcagaataaatatacatatatatacaaatatatattttatataaacaaaatatatatatatatatatatatatatatatatatatatatatatatatatatatatatatatatatatatatatatatatatatatatatttgtataaaaacaattatatatatgtaatctgttatatcattaataatataaattaaataatgtaaaACCTTATGAACACccattatataaatgttatgtggattcttttcatatgcctatatatataattaaatatatttttaatttattttaactTAATATTCcctataatatatgaattacgatttattatatatttgaatatgTGGAATTCAgcattataatatatataatgattttataacatattatatatatatatatatatatatattataaaatattaaaaaaaagaatacAATTAATAACAAATTAATTAAAGCAAAAGTTCAGATAcctatttatatatatataaaatttttttttttttttttatgatttcaacattatatatatttatttaaagtTCATTCTATTcaattataatataatacacatttttatttatttcatattaaaaaataaaattcatattattctttattttgatttCTATCTTATTTCATACTTTTCcatttaaaagaatataaattaatttacacacactaaaaaatatttatataaatatatatttatattgtattCGTTAATTAATGTggctttttttttttttttttactattatattttcttcatttaaatgattctttaaaatataaaaacatatgctaataaaataaatgttatGCATACACActttatacatatttaaaaaaaatccTTAAAATGGCGTGtccttttattatttataaagaataatttattaaagttaaaataaaaaagcacatgaagaaaaattttAGATGCATACAAAATTGATCttatatatcatcatatatataaagatatatatatatatatatatatatatataaaaactGAGCAAAATTTTGAAGTTCATTAACAATActtatatacatattatatatatttttctgtattaatttataatataataatattgtattTTATCAATTCATAATCActtaataattaatatatatatatatatcttttatgattctttaaaaaaaagaaaaagaaataaaaaaatactatatcctttttacaatatatacatgaatatatatatatatataatatatttatatttttaacGTGTAATAAGTGAATGCCttgaaatataatacaagTAAGAAAATATACTTTAGATCATCCAAGTTTAGTTGTAAATATAACCATAAAAAAAgcaatatatatatatatatatatttacattttatCTATTTATTAATCTGTGAAatttatgaaatataaaaatacataagtatcatataatatatataaataattattttttatatgatatataaacataCATTTTAcaggaaaaaaaaaaagaaacaatgaaatatattcacgatataaatgaagatatcatataataataaaaagtttaattatttaaaagtataatatacaaatatcataaaaattatatacgAAAAATCTGTGGataatgaataataaaaataaaatttaatatacttaaagttaatttttttattttcattatgTAATTAAtctaaaaatattctttatgAATAAgatgttttttttttaaaattttgattaaaaaataatatcttattaatattttttcttacgaaataaatatataatatatatgcattttattacaataatatgataatgtaatttttattttcttcttattcttctttattattatatttcttttctttttttttaatttgtgattttaaatgtatatcatatatattattattatatttttattaatttttttaatgttttttttttccttgTTTACTTATCTTATATcacatattatatttttctaaattgaataatttaaaattattcaaaaaatacTATAGTACGAAATATTAGttaccttttttttttttttttttttttattatattatttataatttttttttttgttttttttttaatattttatttaattaaaaaaaaaaaaaaaaaaggtaaTTTTATTGTACTAACTGTATCAAAActaaatattttttcttctatgatattttgaaaaaaaaaaaaaagatgaatGTTGAAGACATAACTACGGAACAGTTGGAAAATGCAACTAAGTAacacaaaaatataaaagataaaaatacatacaaATATGTATAACTTATGTgtcctttttttttttttttttttatatttatatattaaataatttaagCTCCGTTATTTTAggttattatattatttaatatataagtaGGGTGTaaccatatatatatatatatatatatatatatatatatttatatatattatatctttttttttgttttttagAACATTTGTGTCCATTGAAACCGCTGCACAAATAAGTCGAAGACATGTTAGAAAAAAACTAGAagaaatttttaatttgaaagaaaatgatttatataaaagaaaaaaagaaattaatgACATTGTCAATAGAGTACTGACGAATCTTCTGGAAGAAGAAAACAACAAAAGAaatgaagaattaaaaataaaaaaagaacaagAAAATAATGTTAATATGAATGATCATGAGGATAAATCTACTGCAGCTGATGATactaatataaataaaatgattGACCAAGAGGTAtacacataatatatatatatatatatatatatatatgtacacaatttttgtaatattcatttaaatatttgtCTATGGttgtaaatattatttcttaaaatattatttctacattattaaaaataattttaatatttaggaaaacacaaaaaataaaaatgttaaaaaagataataacAGCGATGATCAAACAATGTGTTCTCAAACAGATGCTGTTGATAAAAATTCTTcgaaaaaaagaaagagTACAGGAAATGATTCTGTCTCTGTTAGAAAAAAACAAGGtatttatttgaaataataattgtattatatatattacatattttattttgcaacaatatctaatatatatatatatatttttattttagCTAATATAATGACAAAAGACTATTTTTTGAAACATGCGAAATCTATTTTATGTAATACGTCCGAAAATATAAACTTAACCCTAGAACCAAGAATTTTTAGTACTGGCAGTTGTGGATGGTATGTAAACATATTTTcactttatatatataatatattaataattatcattatatatgtatatatatattttttttttctttagGCATATGATGGATAAAATTTATCTTTTGGTTGGAGACCGTAACGTTCTTTGTCAATTTTGCATTAACTGCTCAGgtaaatttaaatatataatatatatatatatatatatatatatatatataatgcATACACATTGAATAtgtcatatatatatatgatattatcccaataataatttttattaaatgtatGCCATttagttatatatatatttttattatttctttcaTTATTTTACAGTTATTGGAAGCAAACAATGGgattgaaaatatataaaatcaaagagaacatataatttcatataattatggaatgataaaaatatataattactGATTTAGtttataacaaaataaaaaaattaatgtTCAGTTATAAAGTCTTTTAAACAAGCCCTATCAAATATctgataaaatatattacgatattttattaggttatataaatattgttCAAAATTCAATTTTTGCTCACTCTATctaagtatatatatatatgtatatagtatatatattttttcccCCCAATCTCTTActttttttctatttttaataatactgatttatttatttttttttttttctgttttcgaattcattttaatttaaaaaatatatatacattttttttttttattcattcattcatatatttattcacATAATTATTTGCATAAGTCCCGAAATTTCAgttttattaatttatgcaaatcttatataatatatttatatatatatatatatatatatatattgcATTTCCATTAAGAGTATAAtgttgaaaaaaaaaagaaagataTGAATCACAAATTATTACACcaatatgtaaataatattagaATTATTATCCATAAACAgtaaattattttcaaattttttcttttcttttttaaacctattgaaaaaatatatataaatatatattataatttttttaaaatatatgaaaatatgctagtcatatattttttatataattagAATGTCTTGTCAAAATTTTgtaattaattaaaaaggGAATTTTATCAATTTTAGAAGaactttttatataataatttaaataaatatatataatatattattttaatggtgataattttaaatttattttatttattctttcatatatattgaaaagttttttcttccatattaaaaacccacaaaaaaaaaaaaaaaaaaaaaaaaaaagtaaacGAAAGAAAAAGgagaaatataatataaatatatattaaatatatattatttatttatagataatgaaaataatatacaaaataatgtatatatattatttttataaaaaatatatttaatatatatttgattttCTTAAGACATAACcttttttacattttatCCAATTTGCGGtgtttataatatatattatcatattcCTATTGcgtatatatatgaaaaagggttattatataacaaaatatattttttaaatagtttttacaaaaaaaaaaaaaattttatataatatatatattataaaatagaacatttcattataaaaattatatgtttttatatattatattatattatataaatatatatatatatatattttttttttaagagttttttacatttatttaaaaaattttttttcctgataaaattatttgaaagagttaaaaagaaatacaCCTTTAGAAAAAAgtgtaatatataaaaaatattaatattaaaaatgtaaatataaatattaataaaatagtgatatattatatatatttataatattataaattaaaaaaaaaagaaagagaattattaaatttttttgtccgagtttaatttttaaaaatttttttaaaacataatattacacaaattatttcttgatgtattatcataatttgaaaagccaaaaaaaaaaaaaaaaaagtacataaaacatattgtaaatttgtttgtttttaaataaaaatataataaataattctttattaaaCAATGGAggtaataaataattatatatatatatatatatatatatatatatatacatatatgtgtgtaatttattataaattataattgactattatatattaatgaaatatttatatatatatatatatacatattgtttataatatttcattttaggataagaaaaaattagaaGAAGATTTAGAATCTAACAAGTATGATATTGATGAAGAAGATTTACTAGAAGATGAAGGAAGGttaaatgaagaagaaagaCAAGCCGAGCTAGAAGGGGAAAGTTTATTTGAAGAAGATGAAGGATTTATTTTTGGAGCtgatgatgaaaaaaaagaaatgcAAAAGTTACGAAATTTAGGTTTAGATAATGATgattatgatgatgattTTATTGATGATGAATTAGATTATGAAGATAATTTAAAAGCAAGAAGAGCAGCAGAGAGACATATGCAGATGCAAAGAAAACAAGAAggaaaatatgaaaaaaataaattttgGAAAACATTAGAAGATCAATTAGAAGGtgatgatgaagaagaagaCATATTTGATAAGGTTGCTGAAAAGGTAGCAAAAAGAAGAGAGAATTTACATTTAACAGCTGAAGAAACTGATATTCCAGATTTATCAAATTTAGAAAGTGCAAAAATTTGTTTATCTGTTAATCCTAAAGATGTAGTATTTGATGAAAGATATCAACAAGCTGCAGATACATGTTTTCGATATTTCTTACataaattttctttaaaagATTCTATGGGTTTAAATATTGATGAATCTAATACAGAATTACATGAAGAGGAGCATATGAATAGTTCCcatcaatattatattgataagatagaaaaaatgattttaaatgataaacACACCTTAATTGTATCAGCTAAACACTTGATTCAATTTCATTGTGAAAATTTAGTTCAATGGATTGAATTTAAACCTGAACAAATATTAGAAGTATTACATGAATGTTTAATGGTAGAAGCATATAGAATATCTCctaaattatataaaggAAGAATATGTAAAGTTGTGTTACGTGATTGGCCATATTCTACACAATTAAGAAATTTAAGATGTACAGAATTAAATACATTAATAAAAGTTACAGGAGTATGTATTAAAAGAGGATATGTGTTACCAAAATTAAGAGTAATGTATTTAAAATGTAATTCATGTGACACTACGTTATCAGAAGTACCTATATATTTTGCTGATGGAAAAAAACCGGTATTACCAAGAAGATGTCCTCATTGTCAATCAGCTACATTTTCTGTTGATAGGATAAAAACTGCTTATACCGattatcaaaaaattaCCTTACAAGAATCTCCATGTTCTGTACCAGCAGGAAGAGCACCACGACAAAGAGAAGTAGTAGTGACAGGAGATTTAGTGGATAAGGTGAAACCAGGTGAAGAAGTGGAAGTGTtaggtatatataaaacaaagTATGATATCGgtttaaatataaaatatggATTTCCCATATTACAAACAGAAATTGAAGCTAATAACATTGAAAGGAAAGAAGATATACAATTAAGCGAATTAACAGAAGATGATATAAAggatatattaaaattatcaaAAGATCCAAATATAAGAGAACGTATTATTACTTCTATTGCACCTGCAATATGGGGACATAAAGATATTAAGACATCTATTGCTTATGCTTTATTTGGTGGAGTACAAAAGGGTGGAGATAAGAgtttttcaaaaaataatgaaacTAATAATTTTGGTGTACAAAACAgagatatattaaataattttaaagGAGGTCATACTATAAGAGGAGATATTAATGTATTACTATTAGGAGATCCAGGTTTAGGAAAATCACAAGTTTTACAATATGTACATAAAACAAATTTAAGAACTGTATATACTACAGGTAAAGGAGCATCTGCTGTTGGTTTGACTGCTGGTGTTAGAAAAGATCATACAACTAACGAATGGACTTTAGAAGGAGGTGCTTTGGTTTTAGCTGATGAAGGTATTTGTATTATTGACGAATTTGATAAAATGACTGATAAGGATCGAGTTAGTATTCATGAAGCTATGGAACAACAATCGATTTCTATTTCAAAAGCTGGTATAGTTACAACATTGAGAGCAAGATGTGCAGTTATAGCAGCTGCTAATCCAATATATGGTCGTTATGATCCTACATTAActtttaaagaaaatgtCGATTTATCAGATCCAATTTTAAGTAGATTCGATTTAATTACCGTTTTGAGAGATATACCTAATGTAGATGAAGATTTTTATTTAGCTGAATATGTCGTAACAAATCATCAATTAAGTCATCCAAAATTAGAAAATACACaaaattatcaaaaaaGAATTGAAAATTTAAAGAACGTTATTGTTTCTTCATCAGCATATGAACCTATTCCTCAAGATTTGTTAcagaaatatattatttatgcTAGAACAAATTGTAAGCCAAGTTTATCAGATGTTCCATATGCTGAAATTAGTGCTAAATTATCTAATTTTTATAGTAGAGTAAGACAAAAAGCAAGTGCCTCAGGTGGATATCCATTAACACTAAGACATATTGAAAGTATTATCAGAATTGCAGAAGCAAATGCAAAAATGAGATTGTCTCATCAAATTTATTCAAAAGATGTTGATTATGCTATAGCTACATTATTAGAATCATATGTATCATGTCAAAGATTTGCAGTAGCTAAACAATTAAGTAAAGAATTCGCAAGATATAGAGCTTTATTTAGAGGAGGTTATGAAGTGTTACGTGAATTATTAAGAAGAACTGTACAACAAATGATACAAAGACAAAACTTAAAAAATGCCTCTGCAAAAGATTTCCAAAATGATTCAGAATCAGGAACTGAAAGTGAAGCAGAAATTTTAAATCCAAATAACGTGTTCTTGCcattacatatatttatgaaaaCAGCCATGCAAAATAAATTCTCAGAATATCAAGTAGTCAACTGGATGAAATCCAAAGTTTTCAATGAACACTACGCAGTAATAAAAAGAGATGGAGTCGAAGGAATAATAAGTAAAAAGTTTAAGGTGTAAGAGTGATGCAAAACcatgtacatatataaatatatatatatatatttatatttatatttatttatttattgtat from Plasmodium gaboni strain SY75 chromosome 14, whole genome shotgun sequence includes:
- a CDS encoding DNA replication licensing factor MCM2; amino-acid sequence: MEDKKKLEEDLESNKYDIDEEDLLEDEGRLNEEERQAELEGESLFEEDEGFIFGADDEKKEMQKLRNLGLDNDDYDDDFIDDELDYEDNLKARRAAERHMQMQRKQEGKYEKNKFWKTLEDQLEGDDEEEDIFDKVAEKVAKRRENLHLTAEETDIPDLSNLESAKICLSVNPKDVVFDERYQQAADTCFRYFLHKFSLKDSMGLNIDESNTELHEEEHMNSSHQYYIDKIEKMILNDKHTLIVSAKHLIQFHCENLVQWIEFKPEQILEVLHECLMVEAYRISPKLYKGRICKVVLRDWPYSTQLRNLRCTELNTLIKVTGVCIKRGYVLPKLRVMYLKCNSCDTTLSEVPIYFADGKKPVLPRRCPHCQSATFSVDRIKTAYTDYQKITLQESPCSVPAGRAPRQREVVVTGDLVDKVKPGEEVEVLGIYKTKYDIGLNIKYGFPILQTEIEANNIERKEDIQLSELTEDDIKDILKLSKDPNIRERIITSIAPAIWGHKDIKTSIAYALFGGVQKGGDKSFSKNNETNNFGVQNRDILNNFKGGHTIRGDINVLLLGDPGLGKSQVLQYVHKTNLRTVYTTGKGASAVGLTAGVRKDHTTNEWTLEGGALVLADEGICIIDEFDKMTDKDRVSIHEAMEQQSISISKAGIVTTLRARCAVIAAANPIYGRYDPTLTFKENVDLSDPILSRFDLITVLRDIPNVDEDFYLAEYVVTNHQLSHPKLENTQNYQKRIENLKNVIVSSSAYEPIPQDLLQKYIIYARTNCKPSLSDVPYAEISAKLSNFYSRVRQKASASGGYPLTLRHIESIIRIAEANAKMRLSHQIYSKDVDYAIATLLESYVSCQRFAVAKQLSKEFARYRALFRGGYEVLRELLRRTVQQMIQRQNLKNASAKDFQNDSESGTESEAEILNPNNVFLPLHIFMKTAMQNKFSEYQVVNWMKSKVFNEHYAVIKRDGVEGIISKKFKV
- a CDS encoding hypothetical protein (conserved Plasmodium protein, unknown function); this translates as MNVEDITTEQLENATKTFVSIETAAQISRRHVRKKLEEIFNLKENDLYKRKKEINDIVNRVLTNLLEEENNKRNEELKIKKEQENNVNMNDHEDKSTAADDTNINKMIDQEENTKNKNVKKDNNSDDQTMCSQTDAVDKNSSKKRKSTGNDSVSVRKKQANIMTKDYFLKHAKSILCNTSENINLTLEPRIFSTGSCGWHMMDKIYLLVGDRNVLCQFCINCSVIGSKQWD